From Candidatus Methylacidiphilales bacterium, one genomic window encodes:
- a CDS encoding ATPase, T2SS/T4P/T4SS family, with product MSVNDNYILQLLLSAGLISQEDLAGARVKAAERNSSVSDALVHLGIVSETDILQEMANEAGTEFVPTIEHVEENAIVLLQKAQAKRYRVVPLSRVGQSLRIAISDPLDFETLDALRHIVKLDIEPIVVPPAEIDKAIARYYGATDESVESLINSYGDLELDVKTDTSATAAETESAEGDAPIIKMVYGVILDAYRLKASDIHLEPLEKRFRLRYRMDGVLQEMRDPPKRLQSTIVSRVKIMSNMSIAEKRLPQDGRIALAMQDGSSVDLRVSSIPTVHGESIVMRILDKTGLTLGLPQLGFFADDQATMEKILGFADGIFLVTGPTGSGKSTTLYACLNTLNKPDRKIITVEDPVEYELPGINQVQVHEDTGMTFAAALRAMLRQAPNIIMVGEIRDAETATIAINASLTGHLVFSTLHTNDAPSAVTRLIDIGVKPFLVSSSVRAVMAQRLVRKLCKNCSQPSMPTDEELRALNLNVSQIAEANFRHGHGCDTCRGTGYKGRGGIFEIFIVDDEIRTLINEQAGVSQVRQRARDLGMRTLREDGVRKVVAGATTAEEIIAATMGDKD from the coding sequence ATGTCGGTCAACGACAATTACATCCTGCAATTACTTCTCAGCGCCGGGCTCATCTCACAGGAAGACCTTGCCGGCGCACGGGTTAAGGCTGCAGAGAGGAATAGTAGCGTCAGCGACGCACTTGTTCACTTGGGCATAGTCAGCGAAACCGACATCCTTCAAGAAATGGCCAACGAGGCGGGGACCGAATTCGTCCCCACGATCGAGCACGTCGAAGAAAACGCGATTGTATTGCTTCAAAAAGCCCAGGCCAAACGTTACAGGGTAGTACCGCTGTCACGTGTCGGCCAATCACTCCGGATCGCCATTTCTGACCCTCTGGATTTTGAAACGCTGGACGCCTTGCGCCACATCGTCAAACTGGACATCGAGCCCATCGTTGTGCCGCCCGCTGAAATTGACAAAGCCATCGCCCGCTATTACGGGGCGACAGACGAATCCGTGGAATCGCTCATCAACAGCTACGGCGACCTGGAGTTGGATGTCAAAACAGACACCAGCGCAACAGCCGCGGAAACCGAATCAGCGGAAGGCGATGCTCCGATCATCAAAATGGTTTATGGAGTGATCCTGGACGCCTACCGCCTCAAGGCGAGCGACATTCACCTCGAGCCCTTGGAAAAGCGTTTCCGCTTGCGCTATCGCATGGATGGCGTGCTGCAGGAAATGCGCGATCCTCCAAAACGGCTGCAGTCCACCATCGTCAGCCGCGTGAAAATCATGTCGAACATGAGCATTGCGGAAAAGCGCCTCCCGCAGGACGGACGTATCGCACTTGCCATGCAGGACGGCAGCAGTGTGGACCTTCGTGTTTCGAGCATCCCCACGGTTCACGGCGAGTCCATCGTCATGCGTATTTTGGACAAAACCGGACTGACTCTTGGCCTGCCGCAGTTGGGATTTTTTGCCGATGACCAGGCCACGATGGAAAAAATCCTCGGATTTGCGGACGGGATATTCCTGGTGACCGGGCCCACCGGCTCGGGCAAATCAACCACCTTGTACGCCTGCCTCAACACCCTGAACAAACCGGACCGAAAAATCATCACGGTGGAAGACCCGGTGGAATACGAGCTGCCCGGCATCAACCAGGTGCAGGTTCATGAGGACACGGGCATGACTTTCGCGGCTGCGCTGCGGGCCATGCTGCGTCAGGCCCCCAACATCATCATGGTCGGGGAAATTCGAGACGCGGAAACAGCCACCATCGCCATTAATGCCTCCCTCACCGGGCACCTCGTCTTCAGCACCCTGCACACCAATGACGCGCCAAGCGCGGTCACCCGGCTGATTGACATCGGCGTCAAGCCCTTCCTGGTTTCCTCATCCGTACGGGCGGTCATGGCCCAGCGCCTGGTGCGGAAGCTGTGCAAAAACTGCTCGCAGCCCAGCATGCCGACCGACGAGGAGTTGCGCGCGCTGAATTTGAATGTTTCACAAATTGCAGAAGCTAATTTCAGGCATGGCCACGGTTGCGACACTTGCCGCGGCACCGGCTACAAGGGCCGTGGAGGCATCTTTGAAATCTTCATCGTGGATGACGAAATCCGCACCTTGATCAACGAACAGGCTGGAGTCTCCCAGGTTCGCCAGCGCGCGCGCGACCTGGGCATGAGAACCCTGCGCGAAGACGGGGTCCGCAAAGTCGTGGCCGGCGCCACCACAGCGGAGGAAATCATCGCCGCCACCATGGGAGACAAAGACTGA